One Candidatus Acidulodesulfobacterium ferriphilum genomic window, CCGTTTAAATCTCAAAATATGTCTTTAAACAGTTTTGTTACGGACGACGGCTTTGAGATTGCGGTTTCTCAAGCTGTTCAGTCTGAAGCGGCTTTTAAAAATCCTATAAGACAGATAAATCCTATTTTAATAAAACCCTCATCCGACTATAATATGCACTTAATTGTGGAGGGAAAGTTCCATGGGAATATGGATTTTAATAATTATAACAAGAAAAAAAATTATTTCCTTAAAAAGGCTAAAGAAAATTTTGAGTTTTTAGCCCGGAATAACGACCTGATAATACTTGAAGGCGCAGGAAGTCCTGCAGAAATAAATCTGTTTAAATTTGACATTGCAAATATGGGTTTTGCCGAACTTTACGGCATTCCCGTAATTTTGGTTGCCGACATTGAAAGAGGCGGCGTTTTTGCCTCTATTTTTGGAACGGTTAAACTGCTTCCGTTAAAATGGAGAAAATTAATTAAAGGTTTCATTATAAATAAATTTAGAGGCAATTTAAAGATTCTGGACCCGGGGATAAAATCCATTGAATCAATGCTTAAAATTCCTTGTCTGGGGGTTCTCCCATACATTAAAAATCTTCGCCTGGAAGCCGAAGACAGCCTTAATTTAATAAACCATTCAGGGAATGGGAGTTCAAATAATTTGACTAAATCTTGTAAATTAAGGATAGGAATTGTTCATTTGGACCATATATCTAATTTTAATGAATTTGACCCGCTTTTTTTTGACGACAGGATAGATGCGCGATTTTTTAAAGAGGCGCCGGATAGGCTGAATGAATTAGATATGATAATTATTCCAGGCACAAAATCCACTATTAGCGATATCTTAAGCATGAAGAAAACCGGAATTTTCGACTATATCAAAGATTTCGAAAAATATGGCGGCGTTATCATGGGGATATGCGGTGGTTTTCAAATAATGGGGAAACGGATTAAAGACCCGTTTCATATCGAGTCTGAAATAGATGCAATGGACGGGTTTGGTTTTTTCGACATAGAGACCGTAATGAAAAACGAAAAAAAGGTCTTAAACCAAAGATACCTGCTTAATTTAAAAAACGGTCCGCATGGGGAGGTTTTGGGCGGATATGAAATACATAACGGGAGAACCTTTTTTGTCGAAGGATATTCGGGTGAAAATATTTACACAGGCTTGTTTGAGCCTGTCGAAACTTTAGATAATCCATCTTCCGCAGAAAACGGTATTTTATCGAAAGATAAGAAAAAAATAGGCACATATATTCACGGATTATTTGGAAATGGGATATTTACAAATTTTGTAGTGGATATTGTCAAAGAAAATAAAGGCGAGGCTTACAATTGTAATATAGAAACGGACTCCTGTTCTTACGACGCGGTCAAAAATCGCAATTATAATTTATTATCCGAAAACATAAGCAAATACATTAACATAGATTTAATAAAAGATTTTGCCGGAATTTAATTAATTTCCTTAAATCACCGTTAGAAATCTATTTTTCTGGATTCCCGCTTTCGCGGGAATGACAATGCGGGGATTTAACTTTTCACCTTAATAGTGTCATTCCCGCGTAGGCGGGAATCCAGTATTTATTATATGTTGAAATAGTTTCAATAGTCTCTAACGGTGAGTTAAGGTAATTTATATTTTTGATTCGTAAAAGAATTTTTTAGAAGAAAGATATGTCCCAAAAAACCCCGATACTAAAGCTATTGTAAAAATTAAAAAGATCTGCAGGCCGCTTAAGAATACTATGCCTATATGAAAATAGGCTAAGAAATCGCTAAAATGATAATATAGGAATATTTTAAATATCACGAAAAGCAGCAGGATAGACAAGCAAAAAGACAGGATCGTTCCAATTTCTCCTTCTATAAACATCGGAATTCTAATATAATTATTAGTAGCGCCTATCAGCTTCAATATCTCTATTTCGCTTTGTTTCCTTAATATGACGAGTTTAATGGCGCTGTAAGATATAAATATCGATAATATAAATAAGAATAAAAATATAATTAGCCCTATAACCTTTGTAAAAAACATAAATTGAATAATTTTATCTTCCAGTAATTTATTATAATAAACAATACTGACGCCTTTAAATGTTTTTATCCGCAAATAAATATTTGATAGAAATATTTTGCTGATAGTATCTTTTTTAAATCTTATTTTTATAAAGGAAGGTAAAAAATCGGGATTTATATCCTTTAAAACGGAGTGTATATGGCTTACTTCGCGTTCCAGAAATTTTAGCGAGGATTTATGGCTGTAATAATGAATGTTTTTTATCCCCTTAATAGTTTTAATATACTTTACAACGCTGTCTTTTTTTGTCCCATTTTTTAGAAATACTATCATTATGTTGTTTTTTTGAAAAAGCCTCATATAATTATAAATATTTGCATAACAAAGAAGAAAAAACAGCATTATGAAGTATGAAAAAGACATTATCGCAAAGGCAAACAGGTTTCCCGCGATATTGGATTTAATGTTTAAAAACGCTATCTTAAAATAATTTATCAGGTAGCTAACTCTTTGTGATATCAATTGTG contains:
- a CDS encoding FtsX-like permease family protein; the protein is MISQRVSYLINYFKIAFLNIKSNIAGNLFAFAIMSFSYFIMLFFLLCYANIYNYMRLFQKNNIMIVFLKNGTKKDSVVKYIKTIKGIKNIHYYSHKSSLKFLEREVSHIHSVLKDINPDFLPSFIKIRFKKDTISKIFLSNIYLRIKTFKGVSIVYYNKLLEDKIIQFMFFTKVIGLIIFLFLFILSIFISYSAIKLVILRKQSEIEILKLIGATNNYIRIPMFIEGEIGTILSFCLSILLLFVIFKIFLYYHFSDFLAYFHIGIVFLSGLQIFLIFTIALVSGFFGTYLSSKKFFYESKI
- a CDS encoding cobyric acid synthase, coding for MKNINFSGKAKCFMIQGTTSSAGKSALTTGFLRYFSMGGYNSSPFKSQNMSLNSFVTDDGFEIAVSQAVQSEAAFKNPIRQINPILIKPSSDYNMHLIVEGKFHGNMDFNNYNKKKNYFLKKAKENFEFLARNNDLIILEGAGSPAEINLFKFDIANMGFAELYGIPVILVADIERGGVFASIFGTVKLLPLKWRKLIKGFIINKFRGNLKILDPGIKSIESMLKIPCLGVLPYIKNLRLEAEDSLNLINHSGNGSSNNLTKSCKLRIGIVHLDHISNFNEFDPLFFDDRIDARFFKEAPDRLNELDMIIIPGTKSTISDILSMKKTGIFDYIKDFEKYGGVIMGICGGFQIMGKRIKDPFHIESEIDAMDGFGFFDIETVMKNEKKVLNQRYLLNLKNGPHGEVLGGYEIHNGRTFFVEGYSGENIYTGLFEPVETLDNPSSAENGILSKDKKKIGTYIHGLFGNGIFTNFVVDIVKENKGEAYNCNIETDSCSYDAVKNRNYNLLSENISKYINIDLIKDFAGI